The DNA region CGACGTGAGCAACGGGGATCGAGCCGAGGCGCACGAGCGGCTGACCTCTGGGGGTTACCTGCCGCCGTATCGCCGCGTAGGCGCTCTCCGGCAGGCCCAGGCAGGCGCGAGCACCCCGCGAATGGACTCGGAGGCGTTCGCGGCCGTTGTGCGTTCGTCTCTCCACGTCTGCATGTCCCCTACTGCACCCCGAGGTGCTTCTTTCGGTGCGCGGCCAACTCGACGTTGTAGTCCGAGACGGCGGACATGTCCCCGTTGCCGTACGCCGTGGTGCGCTGCTTTGCGAGGGCGGCGCAGACACCGCAACCCGGTGCAGGCACGGGGGGTGTGCGAGGGAGGGACAGTTGAACCGGCGGGTCCATCGAGGTGCTTGGGCTGCTCATTGGGATTTCCTCCCTCGGTTGTTGGCACCGCTGATGCTTCACCCGCTGAGCAGCTCGTTCTAGGACCTTTCCTGTTGGGGCAAGAATCCGTCCCGGATGCCCTCGACCAGGGCTCTCATGGCATCGCCGTAAACGGACACTGCGGCGAACCGCTCGAAGGTGTCGAGGTAGAGCTGTACGTCCTTCGGGTCGCGGGTGGTGACCTCGGAGTGGAACGTTTCCACGATGACGAGTCGGTCGTCGTGGAGGCTGAAGCAGGTCATGGGGAAGTCGGGCATCCGGCGGTCGGACGGCACGACACCCAGCGAAACGTTGGGCAGACGGGACACGGACACGAGCCGGTCCAGCTGGAGCGCCATGACCACGGGCTCGCAGATGAGCCACCGGAGTACGTGCTCACAGATCAGGAAGCGGAAGGACCGGCCTGACTCGTACAGGACCGACTGACGTTCGAGGCGGGCCGCCACGGTCTTGGCCCTGGTCTCCTCCGGCATGGCCGGGGGCAGGGAGAAGACGGCAGAGGCGTACTCGGGTGTCTGGAGGAGTCCGGGGACGAGCTGGCCCTGGAAGAGCCTGAGCGTGGTGGTGCCGGCCTCGATGGCCCGGATGGTCTTCTGGTGCTTCCACGGGCCCATGCGGCGCAGCAGGCGCCATGCGGTGGCCTCGGTGGCTTCGGCGCGGGCTGCCGCCAGGAACTCTTCCTTGACCTCCTGGCTTACGCCTATGGCTGTGAGGACCAGGTCCACGTCTTGGACGGTCGGTCGTACCTTGCCGGTCTCGATCTTCGATAGCTTCCCGGCAGACATGGAAGCCCTGCGGGCCACCGAGTCACCCGTGAGTCCGGATGCGTCGCGCAGCGCCCGCAGGGCTTTCCCGATCGAGTCGGCGGTCAGTGGTGCCGCTCCCAGTAGTCCGCGAACGGCAACGCCTCGGCCAGGGCGCGGTCCCGGTAGCCCTGGTACTCGGCAAGTCTGTGGGCAGGGAGCAATTCGGCGCCGACGAACGTACCTTCGGGTGTGTAGTGCATCCGGTAGACATCCTGGTCGTCGAACAACCAGAAGTCGTGATCAGGCAGGTCGGTCACGTCCTGCTCAGCCTCGTCCAGGATACCGATGGTCTCGCCGGCTGTGATGTTGCCGGGGTAGGCGGCCAGTTCGTAGCGCAGGTAGTCGGTGAGCGGGGATGTCAGTACGTGTACGCGGGAGACGTGCTTGCCTTTGTCGGTCATCGAACGGACCCACGGGTTGTCGTCCCACTCCGGGCCCATGGGCTCGCCGGCCAGGAAGCGCGCCATCTCCTCGGCCTCTTCCTCGACGTCGTACACGGCCAGGGTCTCCAGCCGGAAGGCGGACCGCTCGAAGGACTCGAAGAGCTGCCCGAAAGCCTCACCGTCGAGCATCGAAGTACTCCTCCAGCATGGCGGCCGGGATCACGACGGCTGCCTCTCCTTTCTGGCAGGGCGAGCTGTGCGAGCCGCTCCGGATCGGCGACGACGTAGCCCTGCACGATGTAGTTCTTCTCGTCCTCAGTGGCCCACAGGGTCGGGCATGTGCCGTTCTTGCAGTCCGGGTCGCCTGTCAGCTTCCTCAGCATTGTTCCCCCTGGCATCGGCGGGTGCCTGTCGTCAGTCGATGTTCCCGAGGTGGTCGCAGCGGGGTCAAGCACTGATCCTTTCCAGAACGGGAAAGCGCCTTCGGGTTCCTCATCGCTTGGCGGCGAGGGTGAGCCACACCGTCTTCGAGTGCGGCGAGCTCCCCGTACTGCATCGGGCTGGCCCCTGTCGACGGCTAGATCAGGGTGCGCGAGAGCGATGACCCGATGTCGTCACCACCAGCGTCGCCAAGCTGCGCGCTTTCGTGCTTGGCATGAAGGCTCGGGAGTTCGGCCACCTATTCTGAGCCGTCAGCTGCAAACGACCTCCGGCTGCACGATGGAGTGCGTTTCACATGCCCGGTGCATCTCAAGAGCGTTTCGCTGCTGCGCCTTCGGCGTGGTGGTCGACCTCGGCAGATCTGGGGGCCGTACCCCATTGCCGTCGACCTGGCGAAGAGTGCGCCCCGCCTTCCGCATTCTGCTGGTCGGCAGCTCGTCTCTGGTCCATACGCGCGGACTTGCGGCCGTTGCCGTCTTGCGGATCATCCCTATCCTGCTGTGCATCGCTGTGTTCGTCGGGTTCTCGTACGTTCCGTTTCAGCGATGGCTTTTGCACCGAGTGAGGATTCCAGTACGGCGCTGGCTACGACCCGGCACGAGGGCGACGTATGCCCGCTACGACGAACTGGTCAGCACGCTCATGGGCCGCACGATCAGTCAGGTTGCTCCGGTCATCGCCGAAACTCTTCCGGACAGTGGTCTACGGGCCCGTCCCCTCGTCGCGGCGGCCACCTCGAGGTGGTGGAAAGCCGCTCTCTGGGCAATTTCGGCCCGAGCCCTCGGCCTCTCGTTCCTCGTCCACTGCACGAAGAACCTCGAAGCGATAGTCGACTTCCTGACTCTCCGGTCGGCGTCCTGATTCAGCGCGGACGTTCTGCACCGCGCCGCTGGCAGGCGACATGGTTTGCCAGGGCATCGAGCTGTCGGCAGTGGTAGTCAGTGCCCGGTGAGAGTCGTCGCAGTTGCACTTCCCACGGCTGGCCGCCCGGCCGTACGACGATGGCGCAGGTGCCCCTGGCCTGGATCACCATGCAAGGCATCTCCTTGACACGATCGAACACCACCTGACCAGGCTTCAACTGCCGCCAGGACGTAAACACCTGCGGTGGGCGTGGCACTTCAGTTGGGCGGGCACGACGTTGCATCACGGTCGACGCACCGGGCGGATTAATCCCTCGGTCGTTCAACCCAACCTCCCGAAGCGCCGCCGGTCGTTCTCATCACGGACGCGAGCCCGAAGGCTCTGGAGCACAGGGCTGTCGGGCTCCACCGGACGGCATGTCTCACGCACCTTGTCCGAACCGGATTGGATGAGACGATCAGGGCACCCAGCCTCGCCACACTCGCACGGCGGGTAGATGAGCGGCGACCGCCGGGCCGGAAAATCCGCCCCTTCCCACGCCTCGGAGTCCATCACCGCACCACCACTCCGTGGATGACGCGGGGGCCCACGTCGATGCCGTAGGTCGCCAGCCAGAGGGCGCAGCGTCGCTTTCGCTGACACCAGGCGCCAAGCCCGAACCTGACTGAACGTCTGCTGGCACCCCGTTGGCGCGGGCGGCGCATGCTGGGGGGCCGCCACTGAACTAACTGAGCCAGGACCCGCACGATACGATTCATCACGTTGACGCTCCTCAGAAGCGTTGACCACGCCCCCGGACCTAGCCCGTCGCGGGGGTTCTTCATGCCATCGCGCGCCACATCAGGCCCCTGCCGCTGGGCACTTGGCGCACTTCACCGGGTGCCGTTCGGCAGGGCAGGCGAGCTGCTGCGCGACAGCTTCAGAATGCACTTGAGGGACTCGATCTGCAAGCTCTCATTTAGCGGCTTTCATTTTTCGACACTCGAACATAAGGCCGTCATTGTGAATTGAGGGATGTGGTGCTCTCATTTCGAGGAACCGGCAGATCGCAGACCGAGGGTCTGCACGTCATCAGAAGGGGTATTACATGACCGATGGGCCCACAGGATCGACGGTCCCGCGACGGCAACTCGGGCGGTACCTACGCAACTTGCGCAGTGAAGCCCGTCTCACCGTGAAAGCGGCGGCACGCGCGCTTGAGTGGAGTGAAGCCAAGATGTGGAGGATTGAGAGCGGGCAAACGTCGCTCCGCAGCCTCGACGTACAGGCCATGTGTGTCGTCTACGGTGCACCTGAGGAGCTCACAAAGGCACTCATGGGCGTTGCCAAGGAGACGAAAGCGCGCGGGTGGTGGCACTCCTACGGCGATGTCATCCCGGAAGGGTTCGACCTCTTCATCGGGCTGGAGGAGGCGGCATCTGAAGTTGACTGGTATGAGGCCGACCTGATGCCTGGGCTGCTCCAGACCAAGGAGTACGCCCAGACGATCATTCAGCGAGGCAACGGCGACGAGGACACGGACGAGGTGACCCGTCGAGTAAACCTGCGTATCGCCCGACAGGTGCTGCTCACCCGCCCCACCGCACCCGCCAACCTGAACGTCGTACTCAACGAGTCGGTGCTGCGGCGTCCGGTCTGCCACCCCAAGGCTATGGCGGAACAGCTTCGGCACCTGCTGGATGTCGGCGAACTACCGAACGTGAGCGTCCGTGTAATCCCGTTCGCGGCAGGCTTTCACCTGGGGGTATTGTCCGGCGCGTTCGGCGTCCTGCGGTTCCCGCGCAACCGCGACGGAAGCGAGAGTGAGCCGCCCACGGTGTACGCCGACGGCTTCACTGGAGACCTCTACCTGGACAAGCCCGCCGAAGTGGCTCGCTACAACGCAGCCTTCGCCGACATCTGCACCAAGGCAAGCGACGAACAGGCCTCACGGCGTCTGATCTCTGAAGTGGCAGGGAGTTATGAAAAGCAATAGTTCAACCGGTTTGATGTGGTTCAAGTCCAGCTACAGCAACCAGCAGTCAGCCTGTGTAGAGGTGGCGGTCACTCGCAGCGGCATGGTTCCGGTCCGTGACAGTAAGAACCTCGGCCCCGTCGTCACCTTCAGCGACCGAAGCTGGGATGCGTTCGTTGCCGACGTGAAGGCGACGCACTCCACCGACTGACCAGCTCTCGCCCTCCGGGTTCAGTGAGCGTACGAGCACGGAGACGCCGTGCTGTAGCAGTATGGGACCAAGAAGGGTAGTGAGGGATGAGCACCCCCAACTTTGAGGCCGCTCCATGGTGCAAGAGCAGCTACAGCAGCGGCAACGGCCAGTGCGTTGAGGTCGCGGACGTTCAGGGTGCCGTTCCCGTAAGGGACAGCAAGGCCACAAGCGGTCCGGTCCTGATCTTCGGCTCCGACACGTGGGCCGCTTTTGTGGCCGGGGTACGCGAGGACCGCATCAGAAACGCCGTCTGATCCTTGCCGCGCCCCTCTCGTATCGGTACAGACGTGCCCGCCGGCCAATAGCAGGCAGGCGGGCACTCACCGGGTCGCAGGCGGCCTGTCACTCTCCGGCCGGAGCCACCCCGATCGGGCACGAGACCCCCGTCCCGCCGATATCGCAGTGGCCCGCCGGGTTCTTGTTGAGGTACTGCTGGTGGGACCGCTTGCGGTGACAGGTGCTGTCTATGCCGACCGGGCAGGGGCGGGATCGCCGGTCCGGTCCGGTACCTGGCTGACGGCTCGCTGAAGGCGGAGTTGACCGATCTCTGCGACATTCTTCATCAGTTCGGCGTTGACCCAGGCAATCATGTGGGCGACGGTGCGCCGAGGATCATTCGGCCACGGGAACGGGCCGGTGGTGTCCAGGCGGGCAGGGGTGAGTTGGTCCAGCGCCTCCAGCCAGTCCTCACGCAGGCCGCGCAACCACTCGACGGTCGGCTTCCCTGCGCCGGGCCAGGTGATGTCCTCCCGCTCTCGGGGCGTTCTCCCGTAGGCGTGATCCACGGCCACGCTCCACCACCAGCCGATGTGCCAGCTCAGCCAGCCGATGGTCGGCACAGGAACAGGTTCGGGCTCGGTCTCCGCCCAGTCCACTGTCCATGTTCCGTCGTCGGCCCGGTGCACCGTCCAGCAATCCGCAGCGGGTTCCCACAGGAAGTCATCGGGGACGAGCCGCTCCAGGTGGTACTCGAACAGTGACCACGTCAGGTCGAACTGCCAGCGCAGCAGGTCAAGTTCGCGGGCAGAGCCATTGGGGGAGTCAGTCACCGTACGACTTTCGCACGGGGACGGTTCCGGTGAGAAGCGAATTCCCGGCGGGCGGGCCCGCCCCGCTGTCCTGCGGAGCCGAGGAATTGACGGGGCAGCAGCCGGGCCAGTCGGGTTCGCCGGAGGCATACCAGCTTTTCCCGTGCGATCCCGACGCTCACCCGCCGACCGGTGCCACGCCGATCGGGCAGGAGACGCAGGTGCCGCCCAGCCCGCAGTACCCGTTAATGCTGCGCGAAAGGTACTGCTGGTGGGATCGCCCACGGCCACGGGAGCTGAGCCGACGGGGACTGAGCGGAAGAGTTCGTAGCAGCGCCTCTGAATCCTGCGCGGTGGGAGGCTGGTCCGCCTCCACAGGCGGCGGCAGCAGGCCATGGCACGGCAGGCCGGCAGGCACCGCCCGTCAGCGACGGTCAGGTCTCGCCCCTCCCTCCGCGCGACCGGCGGCGCAGGGAAACGCCACCCTGAGTCGGCCTCACGGGAGAGGCCTCGGCTCAGTCCATCCGCGCAGTCGTCGTTCCCGCCGGAGTCACGTCAGCTCGAACAGGGGTGGGGCGAGGTTCATCCCTCGGCCGGAGCCACCCCGATCGGGCACGAGACCCCCGTGCCGCCGATGCCGCAGTAGCCCGCCGGGTTCTTGTCGAGGTACTGCTGGTGATATGCCTCGGCAGGCCAGAACGTGCGGCCCTCCGCCGGGAGGATCTCCGTGGTGATCGCGCCGTGGCCGGCGGCCGTGAGGACCTTCTGGTAGGCCTCGCGGGAGGCTGCCACCGCGGCCTCCTGCTCGGGGGAGTGGGTGTAGATCGCCGAGCGGTACTGGGTGCCCACGTCGTTGCCCTGGCGGAAGCCCTGGGTCGGGTCGTGGGACTCCCAGAAGAGCTTCAGCAGCTCGGCGTACGAGACGGTCTTCGGGTCGAAGACGACGCGGACCGCCTCGGTGTGGCCGGTCAGGCCCGAGCAGACCTCTTCGTACGCGGGGTTCTCCGTGTAGCCGCCCTGGTAGCCGGCGAGCGTCGTCCAGACGCCGTCCGTCTGCCAGAACTTGCGCTCGGCGCCCCAGTAACAGCCCAGCGCGAAGTCCGCGACCTCCAGACCCTCCGGGTACGGGCCCAGCAGCGGGTTGCCCAGGACCGTGTGGTGGGACGGGACGGTGAATTCGGGGGTGGGGCGTCCCTTCAGCGCCTCCTCGGGGGTGGGGAGCTGCGGGGTACGGCGTTGCAGGAACATGCGGGGGCTCCTCCGAGGGCTGGGCTTTCCAGTCCCTACAACGCGCCGCGGGCGCCGGAGATTCCGGTGCCCGCGCCGCGTACGCGACGGTCAGTCGCCGTTCGCGCCCACGACCTGCATGGCGCTGTAGTCGCGGCACTGGACGTAGAAAAACTTCGGATTCCCGAAGTACGACCACGGGGCGCCGCCGTCGAAGTGGCCGTCGATCACGCGGAACTGTTCCACCGCCGCCTCGTACCGGTCCTGCCAGTACAGCGTCCAGGCGAGCATGTGGCGGGCCCGGACGATCCGTCGGTCCTCGGGGTCGGCCGCCGCGGCGGCCGCCACGTCGGCCAGGCAGGCGTCGACCGCGGCGATCAGCTCCGGGCTCTTGTAGTACACATCCGCGTCCGTGTTCTGGTCGGACCGGTCCTGCTTGAACGCGGCGTACAGCGGAAGCAGCGAGAGCAGTTGGCCGGGGCTGCCCAGCCGCTCCGCCTCGCGTGCGAAAGACTCGGCCGGCTCGTGCGAGCCGCGCCACTTGTGGCACCAGTACCGGAGCACCGCCTCGTGAGCCACGAGGTGGTACGCGTCGCGCTCGACGACCGCCGCCCACAGGGCACGGCAGTCGTCGTGCCCGTAGCCGAGGCCGAGGGCGCAGGAGATCTCGGCGATGTACGGGCACGGGTCGTCGCACGCCAGCGCCTGGGCCTCGTGGCATGCCTCGCGGGCCCTGACCATCACCTGGTGGAAGACACGGGACTGCTCCCACGTGGGGCGCCTCGCCGGATTCGTACCGTGGACCTGCGCGGCGACGCCGATCAACGCACCGGCGTGCACGAGGGCCGCGCCCGCGTCCTGCGGTCGCGCGGCGCGCCAGGCCAGCAGCCAGGCGTCGTCGTCGGCGGCTTCGTCCTGGAGGACCGCGGCGCGCCGGTAACGCTCCTGCCAGTCCTGGCCCGCTCCGTCGAGGAAGGCGGCGCCCGCCCGCCAGTCGCCGGCGCGGACCGTGGCGCGTATCTCCTCGTCGTACGGGTCGGGGGCGCAGGCGTCCGCGGTGCCGAGCTCGTCGGCCGGTACCAGGCCGAGTTCCGCGGCGGCCTGCGCCGAGTCGGGAGCGCCCTTTGCGGTCTGCGGCGGCTCCTTCCGCACCTTCATCCAGAGGTACCCGCACAGAGCGGCAGCCGACAGAAGCAGCAGTGATGTCATGGAGGGTTCCGGTCCGGTTCAGCGACAGGTACGGCGGTCAGGGGTGAGCAGGGTGCGCAGCGGCTCCGTGTCCGGGACGTCCGCCACCGCCGCGTCCAGCGCCGCCGGGAGCTTCTCCTCGTGGCCCTGCGGCAGCTCCAGTGACGCCTCGTCGGTCCAGGACAGCTGCCAGCGGGCCCGCCCCTGCCGCACGTACTCGCCCTCGACCAGTTGCCTCAGTCCGACGTACAGCCTGGGCCTGGCGAACTCGCGGGCCGCGCGTCCGGTCGCCGCACAGGCCTCGGCGGACTTGTGGAGCCGGTCGGCGATCTGCCACTGCGCGCCCGCGTCGATCGCGTCGAGCGTGTCGGTCAGCGAGCCGTCGCCGCCGGTCACCCCGGTGACCGCCGTCCTCATGTACTGCGCCGACCGCTCCTCGTACGCCGTCATCGACCCGTGCACCAGGTCCGGCCAGTCGACCCGGCGCAGCCGCAGCATCTCCGGTGTCAGCACCTGCTCCTCGACAGCGGCCAGCGTGCGCTCGGCGTCGACGAGCAGGCCCAGGGCCGGTTCTGCCGGCTCCGGCGCGCGCCCGTCGTCCGGCAGCGCCTCGATCCGGGCGACGCGTTCCGTGATCCACGGGTGCGCATAAGCGTCCAATTCGGACGCCATGGAGTCGCGCACCTCGTCCAGCTCGTCCCTGCGCGCGGCCAGCACATGCCGTATACCGCCGAGGACCTGGCCGGGCAGGGGCAGCATCCCGGCCTCCACACCGAGCGTGGCGTACGAGTCCATGTAGATGTCGTGCGTGTTGAGGAGGACCTGGATCTCGCGCAGCGCGGACGCGCTCACGTCACGGCCCGCGATCCTCGCCGCGGCGACATCGGCCGCGAACTCCGCGCGGCGGGCGTCGGACTGTGCGGCGCGTATGCAGAAGCGCGCGTACCTCGCGTACAGCGCCGCCAGCGTACGGTGCGAGACACCGGCGCTGCCCACGTCGATCCCCTTGGCCTTCCTGCCCCTGGCGTGCGCCTTCGCGGCCTTCTTCTCCTGGCGCGCCCGCACCTTGGCGACGGTCTTGCCCGCCCGCTCCCGGAAGTGGCTGATGGTGCGGGTGGCCTGGATCCGGCCGCGTGTGGTGATCGCGGTGAGGCGGGTGTCGGAGCTGGCGTAGCGGTCCATCTCGTGCGCGAGCACGGAAGACAGCTGGGCCTCGGACATTCCGGCCATCAGCGGCACCCCGACGAGGAGTCGGCGTCTGCCGCGGGCCAGGCCGAGGAACCTGGTCTCCTCGTCGGCCGAGACGCTCACCTGACCGGTGAGCACGAGGTCGTCGGGTGCGCGGGTGCCGGCCCGGTCGGCGAGGTCGCGGACCGTGGCCCAGAGCCGGGGCTGCTGGGCGTCGTCGACGTGCAGGCCGCGCACGTCGTCGTTCTTCGGTATGCGCAGCATGAACATGCCTCGCACGACCGGGAGCGCCAACGCGGAGGTGCGGGCGAGAACCATCACGGCGACGGGGGGCAGCGTCCAGCGGAACGCGGCCCAGTCGAGGACGCAGAGGAGGGCGAGCAGGAGGATGCCGAGCAGGTGGAAGCCGGCGAGCAGGGCAACGGCGCGGACGGCACGCAGAGTTGGGCTCATCGGGCGGATTCCCCCCACAGGAACGGGACGGGTGGTGGTGCGCGTGGGGAACCGGAGTATGTCGTCCCGCAGCCGGGCGCGGCAACGTGGTATCACGGGCTGCCCGGGACCGGGGCCGCGCCATGGACCGGCCATCGCCCGGAAAGCGGGTGCCGGGCCACTGTTCGGTCGTGTCACCGCTCCGCCGTCGGGCGGTCGCGCGGGCAGCGCGTCGACAGGTAGCCGCCGGGCGCCCGGCGGCTACCGCGGCAGCGTCGCCGGGGTGCCGCCGTTCGCCTCGTAGCCGGCCACCGCCAGCGCCCGGTAGACCGTGTACTCGGCGGCCGGGTCGGGGCCCTGCGTCCACGGCAGGGCGCCCACGTGGCCGTCGATGTGGACGAGCTGGGCCATCGCCTCCGACCAGCGCTCCATCCGGACCAGGAAGAGGACCAGCAGATGGCGTACGTGCGCGAGCATCGGGTCGTCCGGGCGGGCCGCGTGCACAGCGAACAGGGCGCCCTCGACCGCCTTGGTCACCACCAGGCCGCGGTAGAAGCCCTGCACCAGATTGACCTCGGGCAGATGCTCGTACACCGCGAAGAGCGGCAGCGCGGCCAGCAGCGAGCCCTGCGGGGCGCGGGCCGCGGCCGCGGTGGCGAAGCGGTCGGCCTCCTCGCGCGAACCGTGCCACTTCTCGCACCAGTAGTGCAGCGCGGCGATGTGCGCGCCCATGTGGGCCGGGGCCCGGTCCATCACCTTCGCCCAGAGCCGGTCGAACTCCTCGTGGGAGTCGCCGAGTCCGCGGGCCACGGCCAGTTCGGTGAGGTACGGAACGGGGTCGCCGGGCGCCAGCAGTGCCGCCTCGCCGCAGACCGTACGGGCCTCCTCCAGGATGATCCGGAAGTCGTCCGTTCCCGCGGTCGACGAACGCCACGCCTGCTGCACCAGGAACTCCGCGTGCACCGCCGCGCCGCCCGCGTCCTTCGGCGCCTCCGCCCGCCACTTGCGCAGCCACGAGCCACCGGCACCGGGCTGCTGCGCCAGCTCCAGCGAGGCGGCCCCGGCGAACGCCTGCACCCGCTGCCACCGCACCTCGCCCTCCTTGGGCGTGCCGGCCAGCAGTTGCGAGGCCGCCCGCCAGTCCTGGGAACGCTGCACGACATCGAGCACGTCGAGAAGATCCTGGTCCGGGCCCGGCAGCCGGATGTCCAGTTCCTCCTGGCGCACGAAGCCGTAGGCGTCCGGGTCGGCGGCGTCCGGGGAACCGGGCGCGACCTGGCGGATTCCGCCTCGGCGGCGCAGCACGAAGGGGCCGACGACCGCGGCGAGCATGCACAGGGCGATCAGGAACCAGAGAATCTCCATGCCCCCATTGTCGCCGGACGGCCCGGTAGTCCGGTGGGCGCCCTCGGGACGAACTACGCTCGGGCCCCATGAGCGACCAGCACAGCTTCGAGACCCTCGCGATCCACGCGGGAAACACCGCCGATCCCCTCACCGGCGCCGTTGTTCCGCCCATTTACCAGGTTTCCACGTACAAGCAGGACGGAGTGGGCGGACTGCGCGGCGGCTACGAGTACAGCCGCAGCGCCAACCCGACCCGTACCGCCCTGGAGGAGAACCTCGCGGCCCTGGAGGGCGGCCGCCGCGGACTCGCCTTCGCCTCCGGCCTCGCCGCCGAGGACTGCCTGCTCCGTACGCTGCTGACCCCCGGCGACCATGTGGTCATCCCGAACGACGCCTACGGCGGCACGTTCCGGCTGTTCGCGAAGGTCGTCTCGCGGTGGGGCGTGGAGTTCTCCGTCGCCGACACCTCGGACGTGGCGGCGGTACGGGCGGCGATCACCCCGCGCACCAAGGCGGTCTGGGTGGAGACCCCGTCCAACCCGCTGCTCGGCATCACCGACATCGCCGCGATCGCCGGTGTGGCCCGCGCCGCGGGTGCGCGGCTGGTCGTCGACAACACCTTCGCCAGCCCCTACCTCCAGCAGCCGCTGGCCCTGGGCGCCGATGTGGTGGTGCACTCCACCACGAAGTACATGGGCGGCCACTCGGACGTCGTCGGCGGCGCGCTGATCGTCAACGACCCCGAACTGGCGGAGGAGTTGGCGTACCACCAGAACGCGATGGGCGCGGTCGCCGGGCCGTTCGACGCCTGGCTGGTGCTGCGCGGCATCAAGACCCTGGCGGTCCGCATGGACCGGCACAGCGAGAACGCCACCAAGGTCGCCGATCTGCTGACCCGGCACCCCAAGGTCACCCAGGTCCTCTATCCGGGGCTGCCCGAGCACCCCGGCCACGAGATCGCCGCCAAGCAGATGAAGGCCTTCGGCGGCATGGTGTCCTTCCGGGTCAAGGGCGGCGAGGAGGCGGCGGTCCAGGTCTGCAACCGGGCGAAGCTGTTCACCCTCGGTGAGTCGCTGGGCGGCGTCGAGTCGCTCGTGGAGCACCCGGGCCGCATGACGCACGCCTCGGCGGCGGGCTCCCCGCTGGAGGTGCCGGCCGACCTCGTACGCGTCTCCGTCGGCATCGAGAACGCCGACGACCTGCTGGCCGACCTCACGCAGGCGCTCGGCTAGGTCGCGGCCCAGGGCCGGTCCTGCAAAGAATCCGGGCGGGCTCGAACGTTCGAGCCCGCCCGGCCGTTCGGGGCCTTGTCAGGCGTTGACCTGCTCGTCCTCCAGCATCGCCCGG from Streptomyces sp. NBC_01591 includes:
- a CDS encoding helix-turn-helix domain-containing protein, yielding MRALRDASGLTGDSVARRASMSAGKLSKIETGKVRPTVQDVDLVLTAIGVSQEVKEEFLAAARAEATEATAWRLLRRMGPWKHQKTIRAIEAGTTTLRLFQGQLVPGLLQTPEYASAVFSLPPAMPEETRAKTVAARLERQSVLYESGRSFRFLICEHVLRWLICEPVVMALQLDRLVSVSRLPNVSLGVVPSDRRMPDFPMTCFSLHDDRLVIVETFHSEVTTRDPKDVQLYLDTFERFAAVSVYGDAMRALVEGIRDGFLPQQERS
- a CDS encoding DUF6879 family protein; this translates as MLDGEAFGQLFESFERSAFRLETLAVYDVEEEAEEMARFLAGEPMGPEWDDNPWVRSMTDKGKHVSRVHVLTSPLTDYLRYELAAYPGNITAGETIGILDEAEQDVTDLPDHDFWLFDDQDVYRMHYTPEGTFVGAELLPAHRLAEYQGYRDRALAEALPFADYWERHH
- a CDS encoding helix-turn-helix domain-containing protein, yielding MTDGPTGSTVPRRQLGRYLRNLRSEARLTVKAAARALEWSEAKMWRIESGQTSLRSLDVQAMCVVYGAPEELTKALMGVAKETKARGWWHSYGDVIPEGFDLFIGLEEAASEVDWYEADLMPGLLQTKEYAQTIIQRGNGDEDTDEVTRRVNLRIARQVLLTRPTAPANLNVVLNESVLRRPVCHPKAMAEQLRHLLDVGELPNVSVRVIPFAAGFHLGVLSGAFGVLRFPRNRDGSESEPPTVYADGFTGDLYLDKPAEVARYNAAFADICTKASDEQASRRLISEVAGSYEKQ
- a CDS encoding DUF397 domain-containing protein, giving the protein MWFKSSYSNQQSACVEVAVTRSGMVPVRDSKNLGPVVTFSDRSWDAFVADVKATHSTD
- a CDS encoding DUF397 domain-containing protein; this translates as MSTPNFEAAPWCKSSYSSGNGQCVEVADVQGAVPVRDSKATSGPVLIFGSDTWAAFVAGVREDRIRNAV
- a CDS encoding DinB family protein — its product is MTDSPNGSARELDLLRWQFDLTWSLFEYHLERLVPDDFLWEPAADCWTVHRADDGTWTVDWAETEPEPVPVPTIGWLSWHIGWWWSVAVDHAYGRTPREREDITWPGAGKPTVEWLRGLREDWLEALDQLTPARLDTTGPFPWPNDPRRTVAHMIAWVNAELMKNVAEIGQLRLQRAVSQVPDRTGDPAPARSA
- the msrA gene encoding peptide-methionine (S)-S-oxide reductase MsrA is translated as MFLQRRTPQLPTPEEALKGRPTPEFTVPSHHTVLGNPLLGPYPEGLEVADFALGCYWGAERKFWQTDGVWTTLAGYQGGYTENPAYEEVCSGLTGHTEAVRVVFDPKTVSYAELLKLFWESHDPTQGFRQGNDVGTQYRSAIYTHSPEQEAAVAASREAYQKVLTAAGHGAITTEILPAEGRTFWPAEAYHQQYLDKNPAGYCGIGGTGVSCPIGVAPAEG
- a CDS encoding M48 family metallopeptidase, which encodes MSPTLRAVRAVALLAGFHLLGILLLALLCVLDWAAFRWTLPPVAVMVLARTSALALPVVRGMFMLRIPKNDDVRGLHVDDAQQPRLWATVRDLADRAGTRAPDDLVLTGQVSVSADEETRFLGLARGRRRLLVGVPLMAGMSEAQLSSVLAHEMDRYASSDTRLTAITTRGRIQATRTISHFRERAGKTVAKVRARQEKKAAKAHARGRKAKGIDVGSAGVSHRTLAALYARYARFCIRAAQSDARRAEFAADVAAARIAGRDVSASALREIQVLLNTHDIYMDSYATLGVEAGMLPLPGQVLGGIRHVLAARRDELDEVRDSMASELDAYAHPWITERVARIEALPDDGRAPEPAEPALGLLVDAERTLAAVEEQVLTPEMLRLRRVDWPDLVHGSMTAYEERSAQYMRTAVTGVTGGDGSLTDTLDAIDAGAQWQIADRLHKSAEACAATGRAAREFARPRLYVGLRQLVEGEYVRQGRARWQLSWTDEASLELPQGHEEKLPAALDAAVADVPDTEPLRTLLTPDRRTCR
- a CDS encoding cystathionine gamma-synthase, which translates into the protein MSDQHSFETLAIHAGNTADPLTGAVVPPIYQVSTYKQDGVGGLRGGYEYSRSANPTRTALEENLAALEGGRRGLAFASGLAAEDCLLRTLLTPGDHVVIPNDAYGGTFRLFAKVVSRWGVEFSVADTSDVAAVRAAITPRTKAVWVETPSNPLLGITDIAAIAGVARAAGARLVVDNTFASPYLQQPLALGADVVVHSTTKYMGGHSDVVGGALIVNDPELAEELAYHQNAMGAVAGPFDAWLVLRGIKTLAVRMDRHSENATKVADLLTRHPKVTQVLYPGLPEHPGHEIAAKQMKAFGGMVSFRVKGGEEAAVQVCNRAKLFTLGESLGGVESLVEHPGRMTHASAAGSPLEVPADLVRVSVGIENADDLLADLTQALG